Proteins co-encoded in one Streptomyces sp. JH34 genomic window:
- a CDS encoding MAB_1171c family putative transporter, giving the protein MVSLIPAALLWIVTVWRAPAAWHVPAKRALWVAFFALSIAMTIRPDGVSSALDSWLGIHNVATLCKHLAGITAAYAVLTFVYDVAQEQATSLRGSRPRIVVPLAAGAGLTLLFFAAPQPREATDLLTDFADDWRIAVYGVIWSSYLGTALVSATRLCRRWGRLPGAGLLGRGLRITGMGTALGIVYAGHRVLALTLRYVGLTPLSPRTDENVSSVLLFGALVFILAGSTLPVVRRLHQWGRAHLALTRLYPLWLELTAAVPSVRLDPPRSRRADALLFRHTRRRLYRRGIEIRDAILDLGDHASPTLRSEAARYVAEKGLIGAQAEIYAEACWIARAKEARENGDARVGEHTAPASGGKDLRSEVEALRHLATAYESALVREFASARSSG; this is encoded by the coding sequence ATGGTCTCCCTCATTCCCGCAGCCCTCCTGTGGATCGTCACGGTGTGGCGCGCGCCGGCCGCCTGGCATGTTCCGGCGAAGCGCGCTCTTTGGGTGGCGTTCTTCGCGCTGTCCATAGCCATGACCATCCGTCCGGACGGTGTCTCATCGGCTCTGGATTCCTGGCTGGGGATCCACAACGTGGCGACCCTCTGCAAGCACCTGGCAGGCATCACGGCCGCCTACGCCGTACTGACCTTCGTGTATGACGTTGCACAGGAGCAGGCCACCTCGCTCCGCGGATCACGTCCGCGCATCGTCGTCCCTCTTGCCGCAGGAGCCGGTCTGACCCTGCTGTTCTTCGCCGCTCCGCAGCCCAGGGAAGCCACCGACCTCCTCACCGACTTCGCCGACGACTGGCGTATCGCCGTCTACGGCGTCATCTGGTCCAGTTATCTCGGTACGGCTCTCGTCAGTGCCACTCGACTGTGCCGACGATGGGGCCGCCTCCCGGGGGCGGGCCTCCTGGGGCGCGGACTTCGGATCACCGGCATGGGAACGGCGCTGGGCATCGTGTACGCGGGGCACCGCGTACTGGCCTTGACGCTTCGTTACGTCGGCCTGACACCGCTATCCCCGCGGACTGATGAAAACGTCAGCAGCGTCCTCTTGTTCGGGGCATTGGTCTTCATCCTCGCCGGATCCACCTTGCCGGTCGTCCGCCGGCTCCATCAATGGGGCCGCGCGCATCTCGCTCTCACACGGCTCTATCCTCTCTGGCTCGAGCTCACTGCCGCTGTCCCTTCAGTTCGTCTCGATCCACCGCGCAGCAGGCGAGCGGATGCTCTTCTTTTCCGCCACACCCGCCGTCGTCTGTATCGACGGGGGATAGAGATCCGAGACGCGATTCTGGATCTCGGAGATCATGCCTCCCCGACCCTACGGTCGGAGGCCGCACGCTATGTCGCGGAGAAGGGCCTCATAGGCGCCCAGGCCGAGATATACGCCGAAGCGTGCTGGATCGCCAGGGCCAAGGAGGCACGGGAAAACGGAGATGCCCGCGTGGGTGAGCACACAGCCCCGGCCAGTGGCGGCAAGGACCTTCGCAGCGAAGTCGAAGCCTTGCGGCACCTGGCAACAGCCTACGAATCAGCACTTGTTCGAGAATTCGCCTCCGCCCGGAGTTCAGGATGA
- a CDS encoding helix-turn-helix domain-containing protein: protein MDGLGREAKGSGMTTERQFAELLDRLFRDMHPKGRGPYTYAEVSAGIRESTGTSISASAIQQLRTGSNRNPKLETIRALATFFGVPPAYFFDAKESEQIEAELALLTTMRDADVRAVALRAAGLSTETLSTISGFIERARALEGLHDDPEKPSA from the coding sequence GTGGATGGGCTCGGCCGCGAAGCGAAGGGATCCGGAATGACCACAGAGCGGCAGTTCGCGGAACTGCTCGACCGGCTCTTCAGAGACATGCACCCCAAGGGGCGCGGGCCGTACACCTACGCCGAGGTGTCCGCCGGCATTCGGGAGAGCACGGGGACATCCATCTCGGCCAGCGCCATTCAGCAGCTTCGGACCGGCTCCAACCGCAACCCGAAGCTGGAAACGATCAGAGCGTTGGCCACCTTCTTCGGCGTACCTCCGGCGTACTTCTTCGACGCCAAGGAGTCGGAGCAGATCGAAGCCGAGCTGGCCCTCCTGACGACCATGCGGGACGCCGACGTCCGCGCCGTGGCCCTGCGTGCCGCCGGCCTGTCGACTGAAACGCTCTCGACGATCAGCGGATTCATCGAAAGGGCGCGCGCACTGGAGGGGCTTCATGACGACCCCGAGAAACCGAGCGCGTGA
- a CDS encoding transcriptional regulator, producing the protein MLATPSGIPACPETGRQHRLAAQLTDMIPGAVTIRVSLTDPSQAWPHPHASAKGEGEGGETVALSRTTARVTARWVLRVWPEADWTRPHTFDLADATLIRSDLAVGRGR; encoded by the coding sequence ATGCTCGCCACGCCGAGCGGAATCCCGGCCTGCCCGGAAACTGGCCGCCAGCACCGCCTCGCTGCCCAGCTCACCGACATGATCCCGGGCGCGGTCACCATCCGCGTCAGCCTGACCGACCCGAGCCAGGCCTGGCCGCACCCGCACGCCAGCGCCAAGGGCGAGGGCGAGGGCGGCGAAACGGTGGCGCTGAGCCGGACGACCGCCAGGGTCACGGCCCGCTGGGTTCTGCGGGTCTGGCCGGAGGCGGACTGGACACGGCCGCACACCTTCGACCTCGCCGACGCGACCCTCATCCGTAGCGACCTCGCGGTCGGCAGGGGGCGCTGA
- a CDS encoding ATP-binding protein: MRTRNREPQTLASEGTLDRMARILAARNIDPAAVAELVDEPEPFSPLDALSTGMPPRYQAAVADHPQVLAWAREVAEAAVAPSPGARRQVTTGPSLLMAGVVGAGKTHQAYGAVRRLVQSGVGVRWRATTAADLYADLRPRPGVDSERGLAAVSRCPLLIIDDLGAAKASEWVEEVTYRLINRRYNHMLPTLITTNLAIKDLKAYLGDRVTSRLAQMTTRVEFQPVDRRRHRTAA; this comes from the coding sequence ATGCGCACCCGTAACCGCGAACCTCAGACCCTCGCCAGCGAGGGCACCCTGGACCGGATGGCCCGGATTCTGGCCGCCCGCAACATCGACCCGGCCGCCGTCGCCGAACTGGTCGACGAGCCCGAGCCCTTCTCCCCGCTGGACGCCCTGTCGACTGGCATGCCTCCGCGCTACCAGGCCGCCGTCGCCGACCACCCCCAGGTCCTGGCCTGGGCCCGGGAGGTCGCCGAGGCGGCTGTCGCCCCCAGCCCGGGAGCCCGGCGGCAGGTCACCACCGGACCCAGCCTGTTGATGGCCGGGGTCGTCGGGGCGGGCAAGACGCACCAGGCGTACGGCGCGGTCCGGCGACTGGTGCAGAGCGGAGTCGGCGTGCGCTGGCGCGCGACCACCGCCGCCGACCTGTACGCCGACCTGCGGCCCCGGCCCGGGGTCGACAGCGAGCGGGGGCTGGCGGCCGTCAGCCGCTGCCCGCTGCTGATCATCGACGACCTCGGTGCGGCCAAGGCGAGCGAGTGGGTCGAGGAAGTGACGTACCGGCTGATCAACCGCCGGTACAACCACATGCTCCCGACCTTGATCACCACCAACTTGGCGATCAAGGACCTCAAGGCCTACCTCGGCGACCGCGTCACTTCCCGCCTCGCCCAGATGACCACCCGGGTCGAGTTCCAACCGGTCGACCGCAGACGCCACCGCACCGCAGCCTGA
- a CDS encoding WhiB family transcriptional regulator — protein MTTTTISPDHHRSLGDHIWQDEAVCQSTEYNPVDPEIFFPEPDETAKITAAKSLCGQCPVRRACLDVALENNDTDGIRGGLTEEERRPLHEKLAHRLDYSRVNATIAGRDVHLTKAERRAVVQAAYRHGLTERRLAWLLKITEEHAQKLYRETRRALVHRDLEPGTKTVPPPVTDGERLGRVDFGTAA, from the coding sequence ATGACCACCACGACGATCAGCCCTGACCACCACCGGTCCCTCGGTGACCACATCTGGCAGGACGAGGCCGTCTGCCAGTCCACCGAGTACAACCCGGTGGACCCCGAAATCTTCTTCCCCGAGCCCGACGAGACCGCCAAGATCACCGCCGCGAAGTCGCTGTGCGGCCAGTGCCCGGTGCGGCGCGCCTGCTTGGACGTCGCCCTCGAGAACAACGACACCGATGGCATCCGGGGCGGACTGACCGAGGAGGAGCGCCGGCCGCTGCACGAGAAGCTCGCCCACCGCCTCGACTACAGCCGTGTCAACGCCACCATCGCAGGGCGCGACGTCCACCTCACAAAGGCCGAACGCCGCGCGGTCGTCCAGGCCGCCTACCGCCACGGCCTCACCGAACGGCGCCTGGCCTGGCTCCTGAAGATCACCGAGGAACACGCCCAGAAGCTGTACCGCGAGACCCGCCGGGCACTCGTACACCGTGACTTGGAGCCGGGGACGAAGACCGTCCCGCCGCCCGTGACCGACGGCGAGCGCCTGGGCCGCGTCGACTTCGGGACCGCGGCATGA
- a CDS encoding DUF2637 domain-containing protein produces the protein MTTAHAPRTAHITGWDRTVVIALGGAGCALSYDALQQMAVAIHIRGFLTYLFPLVIDGFIAYGVRALLVLRDAPLRARLYVWTLFGTATAASIWANALHAVRLNEEAGSVTGLRLGDTVVAVLSTIAPLALAGAVHLYILIARGPVKDSDRADLGRAGQVGHPGHLGQADRGKGVEVTRADRAGQVSAGQPVTALTDRPHPSPDKPTSSSRSLTGDSALADSGDPVTGQHGQLHEAADLPGQPDTTRQVTDRPVGIEPVTGHQDSPVPVTDQPVTPSPVTDRGPRTTSDQRPDPDTEELLKIARSAVRAEDKLTRKVVAQAIRGQQIPLSSDTLTVLMAQLRAQHGQPVTSTRN, from the coding sequence ATGACCACCGCGCACGCGCCAAGGACGGCGCACATCACCGGCTGGGACCGCACGGTCGTCATCGCCCTGGGCGGCGCGGGCTGCGCCCTGTCGTACGACGCCCTCCAACAGATGGCCGTCGCCATCCACATCCGCGGCTTCCTCACCTACCTCTTCCCCCTGGTGATCGACGGGTTCATCGCCTACGGAGTCCGGGCCCTGCTGGTCCTGCGCGACGCACCTCTGCGCGCCCGGCTTTATGTCTGGACGCTCTTCGGCACGGCGACGGCCGCCAGTATCTGGGCCAACGCGCTGCACGCGGTCAGGCTCAACGAGGAGGCGGGCTCGGTCACCGGGCTGCGGCTCGGGGACACGGTGGTCGCCGTGCTGTCCACGATCGCCCCGCTCGCACTGGCCGGGGCTGTCCACCTCTACATCCTCATAGCCCGGGGCCCGGTCAAGGACAGCGACCGCGCGGACCTCGGTCGGGCCGGTCAGGTCGGTCACCCCGGTCACCTCGGTCAGGCTGACCGGGGTAAGGGCGTCGAGGTCACCCGGGCCGACCGGGCCGGTCAGGTCAGCGCCGGACAGCCGGTCACTGCCCTGACCGACCGGCCGCACCCGTCCCCGGACAAGCCGACCTCGAGTTCTCGGTCATTGACCGGGGACAGCGCCCTGGCGGACAGCGGTGACCCGGTCACCGGTCAGCACGGTCAGCTGCACGAGGCCGCTGACCTGCCCGGACAGCCGGACACCACACGGCAGGTCACTGACCGCCCGGTCGGCATCGAGCCGGTCACCGGTCACCAGGACAGCCCCGTACCAGTCACCGACCAGCCGGTCACTCCGAGCCCGGTCACTGACCGGGGCCCACGGACAACCAGTGACCAGCGGCCTGACCCGGACACCGAGGAGCTGCTGAAGATCGCCCGGTCAGCGGTCAGGGCCGAGGACAAGCTGACCCGCAAGGTGGTCGCCCAGGCGATCCGCGGTCAGCAGATCCCGCTCTCCAGCGACACGCTGACCGTCCTGATGGCCCAGCTCCGCGCGCAGCACGGACAGCCGGTCACCTCCACCCGGAACTGA
- a CDS encoding MobC family plasmid mobilization relaxosome protein: MSANDPAVPTSGQQRDPTTAPGGASYRVRRSYGPSYALAPAQEGGGSPAGSRARAHGDQPGDRHQGAPVTGGEAERDDHREQPSPSTPAFPDRKPRRRTRNPSERTRKTTTRLSDDEKAEIAAAAAQRGITVARFLATAALTAARGPAAMHRNDRLDAAIDELAALRSALARIGNNINQIAYVLNSGSRPRADELEHALSVLTQLLGRLDDAANDLVNRRL, translated from the coding sequence GTGAGCGCCAACGACCCGGCGGTCCCCACGTCCGGACAGCAGCGAGACCCCACGACGGCTCCTGGCGGAGCAAGCTATCGCGTACGACGGTCCTACGGCCCGTCGTACGCACTTGCCCCCGCCCAGGAGGGCGGGGGGAGCCCGGCTGGTTCCCGAGCGAGGGCGCACGGGGACCAGCCGGGTGACCGGCACCAGGGGGCGCCGGTCACCGGGGGAGAAGCCGAACGCGACGACCACCGCGAGCAGCCGAGCCCGAGCACGCCCGCCTTCCCCGACCGCAAACCGCGCCGCCGCACCCGCAACCCGAGCGAGCGCACCCGCAAGACGACCACCCGCCTCTCCGACGACGAGAAGGCCGAGATCGCCGCCGCAGCCGCGCAGCGCGGCATCACCGTCGCCCGCTTCCTCGCCACCGCCGCCCTGACCGCCGCCCGCGGGCCCGCAGCCATGCACAGGAACGACCGTCTCGACGCGGCCATCGACGAACTCGCCGCGCTGCGCTCCGCGCTGGCCCGCATCGGCAACAACATCAACCAGATCGCCTACGTCCTCAACAGCGGCAGCCGCCCGCGCGCCGACGAACTCGAACACGCACTGAGCGTCCTGACCCAGCTCCTCGGCCGTCTCGACGACGCGGCGAACGACCTGGTGAACAGGCGGCTGTGA
- a CDS encoding mobilization protein encodes MVPDIGRGSRTHGLLIYLYGPGRREEHTDAHLVGSWDGFAPDPGRDTSPDPDPKVTLARLTAALDLRVKQAGDRAPAKHVWHCSVRTAPGDRRLSDEEWNAVAQRIVHATGIDPDGDPDGCRWIAVRHAEDHIHIVATLVRGDLRNPRLNYDFNKAQAICRRIEKEMGLRRLNAGDGTAAKNPTSAEKFKAERTGRPETSRETLREAVRQAVAGADDEKEFFTRLHKAGLRVKMRHAPSGDALGYNVALPGDRNRHGEPVWYPGSKLAPDLSLPKIRLRLADGTAERTTTSTVGGRPDWSPPARERRSATGIAERAAVLLDSDDDEAAAQLVGVGELLDAVAQTSPAATRAELGAAARTFERATRSHVRAERADTRAIRTAARGIIQAGSALGRGEDGGTTAMLLSTLVLVALAAARWHSARGHAQQAHAARQAAEHLRAAYRQAAATPMRALRDQGRALPEAERRTHEATIRAALPEQGPRADSSSTKTDALAATLAQAEQAGHDPKALLQQAIDMRELDTAENTNDVLVWRLRRLAYLPAHPGEATRRPQASTSQPKTATNHTINRTAPTAAARPAASDPRNRPPRR; translated from the coding sequence ATGGTTCCCGACATCGGACGCGGCTCCCGCACCCACGGACTCCTCATCTACCTCTACGGCCCCGGCAGGCGCGAGGAGCACACCGACGCGCACCTCGTCGGCTCCTGGGACGGCTTCGCCCCCGACCCCGGCCGCGACACCAGCCCCGACCCCGATCCGAAAGTCACCCTCGCCCGCCTCACCGCCGCCCTCGACCTCCGGGTCAAGCAGGCCGGCGACCGCGCGCCCGCCAAGCACGTATGGCACTGCTCGGTCCGGACCGCCCCCGGCGACCGGCGACTCTCCGACGAGGAGTGGAACGCCGTCGCCCAACGCATCGTCCACGCCACAGGCATCGACCCGGACGGTGATCCGGACGGCTGCCGGTGGATCGCCGTCCGCCACGCGGAAGACCACATCCACATCGTCGCCACCTTGGTGCGAGGCGACCTGCGCAACCCCCGCCTCAACTACGACTTCAACAAGGCCCAGGCCATCTGCCGCCGCATCGAGAAGGAGATGGGCCTGCGCCGCCTGAACGCCGGCGACGGCACCGCAGCGAAAAACCCCACCAGCGCCGAGAAGTTCAAGGCCGAACGTACCGGCCGCCCCGAGACCTCCCGCGAGACGCTCCGTGAAGCCGTCCGCCAGGCCGTCGCGGGAGCGGACGACGAGAAGGAGTTCTTCACCCGGCTCCACAAGGCGGGCCTGCGCGTGAAAATGCGCCACGCCCCGTCCGGTGACGCGCTCGGCTACAACGTGGCCCTGCCCGGCGACCGCAACCGCCACGGCGAACCGGTCTGGTACCCCGGCTCCAAACTGGCCCCCGACCTGTCGCTTCCGAAGATCCGCCTCCGGCTGGCCGACGGTACCGCCGAGCGGACAACGACTTCGACCGTCGGCGGCCGACCCGACTGGTCCCCGCCCGCCCGAGAGCGACGGAGCGCCACCGGGATCGCCGAGCGTGCCGCCGTCCTCCTCGACAGCGACGACGATGAAGCCGCCGCCCAGCTCGTCGGAGTCGGAGAACTTCTGGACGCGGTCGCACAGACCTCCCCGGCCGCCACCCGCGCCGAACTGGGCGCAGCCGCCCGGACTTTCGAGCGTGCCACTCGCAGTCACGTCCGAGCGGAGCGCGCCGACACCCGGGCGATTCGCACGGCGGCCCGGGGCATCATCCAGGCCGGCAGCGCTCTCGGCCGTGGCGAGGACGGCGGCACCACCGCCATGCTCCTCTCCACCCTGGTCCTGGTCGCCCTCGCCGCCGCCCGCTGGCACTCCGCACGTGGCCATGCCCAGCAGGCCCACGCCGCCCGACAGGCCGCCGAGCACCTACGAGCCGCCTACCGCCAGGCTGCCGCCACGCCCATGCGGGCACTGCGCGACCAAGGCCGCGCCCTGCCCGAAGCCGAACGCCGAACCCACGAGGCCACCATCCGCGCAGCCCTGCCGGAACAGGGGCCGCGAGCAGACAGCTCGTCGACGAAGACCGATGCCCTGGCCGCCACCCTCGCCCAGGCCGAGCAAGCAGGTCACGACCCCAAGGCTCTTCTCCAGCAGGCCATCGACATGCGTGAACTCGACACCGCCGAGAACACGAACGACGTCCTGGTCTGGCGCCTACGCCGCCTCGCCTATCTCCCCGCACACCCGGGCGAAGCAACCCGCCGCCCGCAGGCCAGCACAAGCCAGCCCAAGACCGCGACCAACCACACCATCAACCGGACGGCGCCCACTGCAGCAGCCCGCCCCGCAGCCTCCGACCCCCGCAACCGCCCACCGCGCCGCTGA